In the Armatimonadota bacterium genome, GACCGTCCCCGCGTCGGGCCGCAGCACGCCGCTGATCAGGTTGAGCACCGTCGTCTTGCCCGCGCCGTTGGGACCAATCAGCCCCACGATGCTCTGCGGCGCCACCGCGAAGCTGACCTCGTGCACGGCCACCATGCCCCCGAACGCCTTGGTGAGCCGCCGGCACTCCAGCAGCGGGCCGTCACTGGGGCGGGACATACACCTCCACCGCGGAGGCGCGGAACAGCCACTTCTGGTACCAGCCCGCGCCGGGGTTGGCGCCGCCCGGCGCTTCCCCGGGCTCGATCGAGAAGATGATGGGCCGGGCTTCCTTCATCTCGCCCCACTCCGTGTACGACAGCGGCCAGCCGTAGCCCGGCTGGGTGAAGCGTCCGGTGCGAATCGCCTGGGCCACCGCCGACGGGTCGGTGCTGTTGGCCCGCCTGGCGGCATCGGCCACCATCTTGACGATCACATAGCCGGAGAACGCGCTGTTGTCGAAGTAGCGCTTGTAGTCGGCGAAGTAGCGCGCCGCCAGTCGCCGGTACGTCGGGCTCTGGAAGTCCACGCACGAGTAGTCCAGGAACCGACCGTGGACGGCGTCGCCGGCCCGCTGCACCATCAGCTCGGGGGGCAGCACCGACCCGATCACCGGCGCCGCAAGCCCGAGCTCGCGCGCCTGGCGCACGATGGTGGGGTTGCCGGGCGGATGGCCGGCGGCCACCAGCAGCTGGGGATCCAACCGCTGGAGCCGGCGCAGGTAGGGCGTGAAGTCGGGCGTCACCACGGGCGCCACCTCGACCTGGGTGCGCACGCCCTGCAGGGGCGTCACGTAGCGCTCGAAGGCTTCCCGGATCGAGTGGCCCCAGGCGTAGTCGGCCACGATGGCGCCGACGCGGGCGTAGTTGCCCTGGCGTACCATGGCGGCGATCGCCTGCACGTACATGGGCGCCGCCACCAGGCAGGTGCGGAACGTGTAGCGGGTGCTGCGCCGGAGGATCTCGTGGGAGCCGGCCATGGTCAGGAACAGCGGCACGCGCAGCGTCTCGGCCTCACGGGAGGCCGCCAGCGCCACGTCGCTGGAGATCACGCCCCCGGCCGCGACGATGCCCTCGCGCTCCACCAGGAAACGGAACGCGGTGATGGCCTCCGCCGGGCTGTTGCGGTCGTCGCGCTCGACCAGTTCCAGCGGGCGTCCGAGCACCCCGCCCGCCGCGTTCACCTCCGCGACGGCCATCTTCATCCCGTCGCGCGCGTTGACGCCCCAGAAGGCAAAGGGGCCGCTCAACGAACTGAGGAAGGCGATCTTGACCGGTCGCGGCTGGGCCGCCGCCGGTCCGAAGGCCACGGCCAGCAGGACCACGATGGCTGCCGCAACGATCCCCGTGCGCATGGCTGTCGCACCTCGCTTTCTGCGAGAGATCGGCTGCCCCGAGCACCCTGCACCGTCTGCTCTGTACTCCTGGTGTATCAGGCTTTGACCGGGCGGTCAATCCGGGGACGCTGCCACGCAGGCGGCGTCCACTGGCGAGGGGGCCTGCGACAATCCTGCGACAGATTCGAAGCTGGCCCGACTGAGACTGTGGGTTACAATTCTGCGACAGCCGGTGGCGGTCAGGTGCTGCGGACGGGGGGCGGGGCGGGGGCGCGCACGGCGGGCCGAGGAGGATGCCGCCCCGTGGGAGAAACCCCGTCCCGTGCCGAGGTCGCAGCTCCCGCCGGCGGTGCGCCGCTGGGTCGCCCGCGATGCGTTCGCCAGGCGCCTGGGCATCGAGATCGTGGCGTTGGGCGCGGGGCGCAGTCGCCTGCGCCTGCGCGTGGCACCGTGGATGACCAACGTCCACGGCATCACCCACGGCGGGGTGGTCTTCGCGCTGGCCGATGCGGCCTTCGCCGCGGCCGCCAACAGCCACGGGGTGCCCGCCGTGGCCCTGGCGATGTCGGTGCAGTTCCTGGCGCCGTCGCACGCCGGCGACGTGCTGGTGGCCGACGCACGGGAAGCGCGGCTGGGCCGCCGGGCCGCGTTCTACGCCATGACCGTCAAGACGACGACCGGCACCACGATCGCCACCTGTCAGGGGGTCGTGCACCGCCGGGCCGGGGAGGGATGCCCGTGATCTGGAACCGCACCATGGAGACCCTGGCGCGCGCCGACCTGGAGCGGCTGCAGCTGGAACGCCTGCGCCAGGTGGCCACCCGCGCCTACGAACGGGTGCCGCTGTACCGGCGCCGCTTCGATGAGGCGGGGGTGCGCCCCGACCAGATCCGCACGCTGGCCGACCTGCGCCGGCTCCCGTTCACCCGCAAGGCCGACTTCCGCGACCACTACCCCTTCGGGTTGCTGGCGGTGCCGCTGCGGGAGTGCGTGCGCATCCACGCCTCCTCGGGCACCACCGGCAAGCCCACGGTGGTGGCCTACACCCGCGGCGATCTGGCCGTGTGGGCCGAGGTCTGCGCCCGGGCGCTGGCTGCCGCGGGCGCGCAGCCGGGCGACGTCTTCCAGAACGCCTACGGCTACGGGCTGTTCACCGGCGGCCTGGGGATGCACTACGGTGCGGAGCTGTTGGGCTTGACGGTGATCCCGGCCTCGGGCGGCAACACCGAACGGCAGGTGCTGCTGCTGCAAGACTTCGGTGCCAAGATCCTGGCCTGCACGCCGACCTACGCCCTGGTGCTCGCCGAGGCGTTCCGGCAGCGCGGGATCGCGCCCGGCAGCCTCCCGCTGCGCTTTGGGATCCTGGGCGCGGAGCCGTGGAGCGAGGCGATGCGCGACGAGATCGAGCGGGGGCTGGGCATCAAGGCGGTGAACATCTACGGGCTCAGCGAGATCATCGGGCCCGGCGTCTCGGTGGAGTGCGTGGAGGCCCAGGCGGGTGCCCACATCTTCGAGGACCACTTCCTCCCCGAGGTGGTGGATCCCGAAAGCGGCGAGCCGCTGCCGCCGGGCCAGCCGGGCGAGCTGGTCTTCACCACGCTCACCAAGGAAGCCATGCCGATGATCCGCTACCGCACCGGCGACATCGCCGCGCTGCTGCCCGACGCGTGCCCCTGCGGGCGCACTCACGTCCGCATGAGCCGCGTGATCGGGCGCACCGACGACATGCTGATCATCCGCGGCATCAACGTCTACCCGTCGCAGGTGGAGGCCGCGCTGGGCAGCCTGCCCGAACTGACCCCGCACATCCAGCTGGTGGTGACGCGCGAGCGGGCGCTGGACGACCTGGAGGTGCGGGTCGAGGTGCGGGAGGCGTTCGCCGCGCAGGTCGGCGGTCACCTGACCGACGGCCACCCGGCGGTCGAGGCGCTGCGGGCGCGCTGCGAGCAAAAACTGCACGGCGTGCTCGGCATCCACGCGAAGGTCACGCTGGCCGCGCCCGGCACCCTGCCGCGCAGCGAGGGCGGGAAGCTGCGCCGGGTGGACGACCGGCGCCCGCGCGGGTAGGCGTGCTCGTGGCGGTGGCTGTCGGCGGCGGGTTCAGGACGACCGGCGCCTGCGTGGGTAGGCGGATGCTGGCCGTGGGCCGTGCGGTGGCCGTGCGGGTCCGCGCGCGCGCAGACACGCCACGGGGGCGGTCCCATGCGTGAGGGGTTGCGTCCGGGGACGGAAGCCGAGGTGACCGTCACCGTCACCGAGACGATGCTGGCGTGGTTCGAGGAGATGGGCCTGGTGCACCCGGTCTACTCCACGTGGACCATGGTGCGGCACATGGAGCTCGCGTCACGGAAGGTGATCCTGCCCTACCTCGAGCCGCACGAGGAGGCGGTGGGCTACAGCGTGAGCGCCACGCACCTGGCCCCGACGCCGCTGGGTGCCCGGGTGACCGTGCGTGCCCGCCTGGTGCGGCTGGACGGCAACCAGGTGGTCTGCGCCGTTGTGGCCCGGCGCGACGACGTGACGATCGGCGAGGGCACGACGGTCCAGGTCGTGCTGCCCCGTCAGGCGCTGCGCGCGCGGTTCGAAGCGATCGGGGCGCGGCTGCCCTCACCCTGAGCGGCCGACGGGGGCCCGGGCGCCCAGGTAGGCGGCCTGCACGGCCGGGTCGGCCAGGAGCGCCTGCCCCGGGCCGGACCGCGTGATGTGCCCGGCCTCCAGCACGAACGCCTCGTCGGCCGCGCGCAGCGCCTGCCGGGCGTTCTGCTCGGCCACCAGCAGGGTATGCCCGGCCGCCCGCAGGTCGGCCAGCCCCGCGAACAGCTCCCGGACCAAGAGTGGGGCCAGGCCCAGCGAGGGCTCGTCCAGCAGCAGCAGCCGGGGGCGCGCCATGAGGCCGCGGGCGATGGCCAGCATCTGCTGCTCGCCGCCCGACAGCGTGCCGGCGAGCTGCCGGCGACGCTCGCGCAGGCGCGGGAAGATGGCGAAGACGCGCTCGAAGTCGGCGGCCACCGCGCGGGCGCCCTCGTTGCGCGCGCGCACGTAGGCCCCCAGCCGCAGGTTGTCCTCCACGGACATCGACGAGAAGAGCTGCCGGCGCTCGGGCACGTGCACCAGGCCCATCCCGACCAGGCGCTCGGGCGGCCAGCCGGTGATGTCCAGGCCGTCGAAGACAACGCGGCCCGCCGCGGGGGCCAGCAAGCCCGAGAGCACCCGCAACAGTGTGGTCTTGCCGGCGCCGTTGGCGCCGATGAGGGCGACGATCGAGCCGGCCCGCACCGCGAGCGCGATCTCGCGCAGCACCACGAGCCGGCCGTATCCAGCGGTGAGGCCGCGCACCTCAAGGAGCATGCGCAGTCTCCTCCGCGGTCGGGGCCGCCTCCGGGCCCTCGACTTCGCCCAGGTAGGCGGCGATCACCCGCGGGTCGGCCTGCACGGCGGCCGGAGGGCCGTCGGCGATGAGCATGCCCTGGTCCAGCACCGCCACCTCGTCCGCGAGGCCCATGACCAGGTCCATGTCGTGCTCCACGAGGAAGACGGTGACGCCGTCGTCGCGGATGCTGCGGATCAGCGCGCCGAGCTGGCCCTTCTCCGTCGGCGTCAGGCCGGCGGCCGGCTCGTCCAGAAGCAGCAGGCGGGGCGACGTGGCCAGCGCCCGGGCGACCTCCACGACCCGCTGCAGGCCAAACGGCAGGCTGTCGGCCTGGGCATCGGCCCAGCGGGCCAGGCCGACGCGGTCCAGCAGCCGGTGGGCGCGTTCGCCGATCGCCGCTTCCTCCCGGCGAATGCGCCGCGACCGGACCAGGGCATCGACCAGGCCGCTGTGCAGGTGGAGGTGGCAGCCGACCAGCACGTGCTCGAAGACCGTCATGCCCGGGAACAGCCGGACGTTCTGGAACGTGCGGGCGATGCCCAGGGCGGCGATGCGATACGGGGGCAGCCCCAGCACCGGCTGGCCCAGGAACGTCACCTGGCCCGCCTGCGGCGCCAGCACGCCGGTGATCAGGTTGAACAGGGTGGTCTTCCCGGCGCCGTTGGGACCGATCAACGCCTTGATCTGTCCCGCGCGCACACCGAGCGTCACGTCGCGCAGGGCGTGCAGGCCGCCGAAGGTGTGGCTGACCCCGTCCACTGCCAGCAACGGCGGCTGCGCCATGGGCACGGGATTTCCTACGGGCACGAAGTTCCCCATGTGCACGGGTTCCCGATACACGTGGAAGTCGCGCGGTTGCGATCGCCGCGGACGTGCTCCCG is a window encoding:
- a CDS encoding ABC transporter ATP-binding protein: MLLEVRGLTAGYGRLVVLREIALAVRAGSIVALIGANGAGKTTLLRVLSGLLAPAAGRVVFDGLDITGWPPERLVGMGLVHVPERRQLFSSMSVEDNLRLGAYVRARNEGARAVAADFERVFAIFPRLRERRRQLAGTLSGGEQQMLAIARGLMARPRLLLLDEPSLGLAPLLVRELFAGLADLRAAGHTLLVAEQNARQALRAADEAFVLEAGHITRSGPGQALLADPAVQAAYLGARAPVGRSG
- a CDS encoding ABC transporter ATP-binding protein, giving the protein MAQPPLLAVDGVSHTFGGLHALRDVTLGVRAGQIKALIGPNGAGKTTLFNLITGVLAPQAGQVTFLGQPVLGLPPYRIAALGIARTFQNVRLFPGMTVFEHVLVGCHLHLHSGLVDALVRSRRIRREEAAIGERAHRLLDRVGLARWADAQADSLPFGLQRVVEVARALATSPRLLLLDEPAAGLTPTEKGQLGALIRSIRDDGVTVFLVEHDMDLVMGLADEVAVLDQGMLIADGPPAAVQADPRVIAAYLGEVEGPEAAPTAEETAHAP
- a CDS encoding hotdog fold thioesterase, whose product is MPRSQLPPAVRRWVARDAFARRLGIEIVALGAGRSRLRLRVAPWMTNVHGITHGGVVFALADAAFAAAANSHGVPAVALAMSVQFLAPSHAGDVLVADAREARLGRRAAFYAMTVKTTTGTTIATCQGVVHRRAGEGCP
- a CDS encoding phenylacetate--CoA ligase; the encoded protein is MWNRTMETLARADLERLQLERLRQVATRAYERVPLYRRRFDEAGVRPDQIRTLADLRRLPFTRKADFRDHYPFGLLAVPLRECVRIHASSGTTGKPTVVAYTRGDLAVWAEVCARALAAAGAQPGDVFQNAYGYGLFTGGLGMHYGAELLGLTVIPASGGNTERQVLLLQDFGAKILACTPTYALVLAEAFRQRGIAPGSLPLRFGILGAEPWSEAMRDEIERGLGIKAVNIYGLSEIIGPGVSVECVEAQAGAHIFEDHFLPEVVDPESGEPLPPGQPGELVFTTLTKEAMPMIRYRTGDIAALLPDACPCGRTHVRMSRVIGRTDDMLIIRGINVYPSQVEAALGSLPELTPHIQLVVTRERALDDLEVRVEVREAFAAQVGGHLTDGHPAVEALRARCEQKLHGVLGIHAKVTLAAPGTLPRSEGGKLRRVDDRRPRG
- a CDS encoding thioesterase family protein, with the translated sequence MREGLRPGTEAEVTVTVTETMLAWFEEMGLVHPVYSTWTMVRHMELASRKVILPYLEPHEEAVGYSVSATHLAPTPLGARVTVRARLVRLDGNQVVCAVVARRDDVTIGEGTTVQVVLPRQALRARFEAIGARLPSP
- a CDS encoding ABC transporter substrate-binding protein; the protein is MRTGIVAAAIVVLLAVAFGPAAAQPRPVKIAFLSSLSGPFAFWGVNARDGMKMAVAEVNAAGGVLGRPLELVERDDRNSPAEAITAFRFLVEREGIVAAGGVISSDVALAASREAETLRVPLFLTMAGSHEILRRSTRYTFRTCLVAAPMYVQAIAAMVRQGNYARVGAIVADYAWGHSIREAFERYVTPLQGVRTQVEVAPVVTPDFTPYLRRLQRLDPQLLVAAGHPPGNPTIVRQARELGLAAPVIGSVLPPELMVQRAGDAVHGRFLDYSCVDFQSPTYRRLAARYFADYKRYFDNSAFSGYVIVKMVADAARRANSTDPSAVAQAIRTGRFTQPGYGWPLSYTEWGEMKEARPIIFSIEPGEAPGGANPGAGWYQKWLFRASAVEVYVPPQ